In Paludibaculum fermentans, the genomic stretch CTGCGCGACGTGGGCGGCAGCCTGCTGGTGGTTTCGCAGTTTACTTTGTATGGAGATACACGGAAGGGCCGGCGGCCCAGCTTCGACCTGGCGGCTCCGGCGGAGCAGGCCCGGCGGCTGTATGAATACTTTGTGGAACAGGCCCGGGCCGGCGGAATCCCCACGGAGACTGGCGAGTTCCAGGCGCACATGGAGGTGTCCCTGGTGAATGACGGGCCCGTCACATTTGTGCTCGATTCCAAGTAAGGCGCGGCCCTGGCTGAAGCCAGAGCGAACTCATCCAAAAGAGAGCGAGTTCTACTGCGCTGGTACGGGCGGGCGCGCGGCGGCGCTCAGAGATCCCAGTGAAAACGGGCGGCGATCTCGGCCGTACTGCCCTGCGCCTGGACGCGGCCGCCTTCGAAGAAAGCCGCTTGCGGGCAGAGCGCCTTCGCGAACGCCGTGTCGTGGGTGACTACCAGCTTGGCTTGCGGCAGGGATTGCAGCAGTTCCAGCAGATGGCGGCGGGCGGGCGGATCGAGGTGCGTCGTGGGTTCGTCGAGGATGAGGATCTCGGGTTCGACGGCCAGGATACCGGCCAGCGCGACGCGCTGTTTTTCGCCACCGCTGAGGTGGTAGGGCGGACGCTCCCAGCCGGCGCGGATGCCTACCTGTTCCAGCACCTGTTTGGCGCGGGCTTCCGCTTCGGCCTGGGTGAGGCCGGATTGCAGGGGTCCGAAGCAGACGTCTTCCAGAATGCTGGGCAGGAAGAGCTGGTCCTCGGGGTCCTGAAAGAGGAAGCCGACTTTGCGGCGGATGGCGACGTAGTGGCGGGGTTCGACCGGGAGTCCGCAGACGTGCAGTTCGCCCTCGCCCTGCAGGACTCCGTTGAGGTGCAGCAGGAAGGTCGTTTTGCCGGAGCCGTTGGGACCGAGGAGGGCCACGTTCTGGCCGGCCTCTAGGCGGAAGTCCACGCCACGCAGGGCTTCGAAGCCGCTGTCGTAGTGAAAGCGGAGGCCGCGCGCTTCGATGACGGGGTTCATCGGGTGACTCCGGCGGCTCCGCGGGCGAGCATGGCGCGGTGGATGCGTTCGGCGCGGGCGTAAGAGCTGGCGAAGAGGACGGCCAGGCTGGCGGCGGAGACCTGGAACGATTTCTCACCGCCGCGCGCCAGGGCCGCGGTGCGCATGCGCCAGGCCTGGGCGGAGATGACCGCGATGTAGCGCCAGGTGAAGTGCATCACGTCCACCAGCAGGCGCGGCACTCCGAGGCGGGCGGCGGCTTCGAGCAGGCGTTCCAGCGGGGTGGAGGCCATGAGCAGGCAGACCCAGAGGGCGGAGAGGTAGCTCTTCCAGAGGAGGGCCACGGCGCGCGGGGTGTCGCCCATCCAGGCGGTGAAGGCCGCAAAGACGAGGGTAAAGGGGAGAACGACGGCGGCGCGGGCCGTGATGGAGAGTATCGGCAGACGGGCGGCGAGGAGCAGGATCAGCGCAAGGGCGGCGAGGCTCCACGCCAGCGGCCAGGTGCCGGTGGCGATGAGGAGCGCGAGGCAGGCGAGGATCTTGGCGCGCGGGTCGAGCGCGTGGAGAGGGCTTTTCCGGCGGCTCCACTCATCGAAAGCAAAGATGTCGGGTGCTATGCGTTGCGCCACCGGACGATCCACCGACCGAGAAGATAGCAGGCCAGGAAGGTGGCCGTGAGACCGCCGAGTCCGAGGGCGGCCTGATGGAGCCAGGGTTCCGCCGCGGCGGCCGATTCCTTGCCGGCCAGTCCGGCGAGGCCGGCGACGCGTTCGAGACCGTCGGGCAGGGCGGAGGCGGCGAGGAAGCCGGCGGAGACCAGGACGAGGGCGAAGAGGCCGAGGAGGATGAGGGCGGGGCGGCCTTCCGTTTCGGGGGCGCGCAGCCAGCGCGGGTTCATCTTCTCGAGCGAGCCGAGGACGGCGAGCGTGATGGCGCCTTCAAGGAGTCCGGTGATGCAGAAGACGATGAGACCGATGCCGAGGGCGTGATTTGGGATGCGGACTCCGGAGAGGAAGAGTTCTCCGAGGCAGAGGATGGCCGAGACGAAGACGCTGAGGAAGCCCCCGAGGGCGATGCCGAAGTTGCGGGCGCGGGTGCGGGCCAGCAGGCGGTAAGGCCAGTAGCCGGCGAGGACCCCGGCGATGGCCATGTTGAAGACGTTGGCGCCGAGGGCGAGCAGGCCGCCGTCCTGGAAGA encodes the following:
- the dtd gene encoding D-aminoacyl-tRNA deacylase; protein product: MRVIVQRVSKASVEVDGRITGAIGQGILVLLGVSHADGEAEADYLLDRVTGLRMFNDAAGKMNLSLRDVGGSLLVVSQFTLYGDTRKGRRPSFDLAAPAEQARRLYEYFVEQARAGGIPTETGEFQAHMEVSLVNDGPVTFVLDSK
- a CDS encoding energy-coupling factor ABC transporter ATP-binding protein, with amino-acid sequence MNPVIEARGLRFHYDSGFEALRGVDFRLEAGQNVALLGPNGSGKTTFLLHLNGVLQGEGELHVCGLPVEPRHYVAIRRKVGFLFQDPEDQLFLPSILEDVCFGPLQSGLTQAEAEARAKQVLEQVGIRAGWERPPYHLSGGEKQRVALAGILAVEPEILILDEPTTHLDPPARRHLLELLQSLPQAKLVVTHDTAFAKALCPQAAFFEGGRVQAQGSTAEIAARFHWDL
- a CDS encoding energy-coupling factor ABC transporter permease, whose protein sequence is MHIPDGFLSTPVWAGLATVSVPSIGMLARRAQAGLQDARLPLMGVMGAFVFAAQMINFPVGIGTSGHLVGGALLAATLGPAPAAIVMTAILIIQALVFQDGGLLALGANVFNMAIAGVLAGYWPYRLLARTRARNFGIALGGFLSVFVSAILCLGELFLSGVRIPNHALGIGLIVFCITGLLEGAITLAVLGSLEKMNPRWLRAPETEGRPALILLGLFALVLVSAGFLAASALPDGLERVAGLAGLAGKESAAAAEPWLHQAALGLGGLTATFLACYLLGRWIVRWRNA
- a CDS encoding energy-coupling factor transporter transmembrane component T family protein: MAQRIAPDIFAFDEWSRRKSPLHALDPRAKILACLALLIATGTWPLAWSLAALALILLLAARLPILSITARAAVVLPFTLVFAAFTAWMGDTPRAVALLWKSYLSALWVCLLMASTPLERLLEAAARLGVPRLLVDVMHFTWRYIAVISAQAWRMRTAALARGGEKSFQVSAASLAVLFASSYARAERIHRAMLARGAAGVTR